A window of the Aspergillus flavus chromosome 6, complete sequence genome harbors these coding sequences:
- a CDS encoding C2 domain protein yields MSTASDQSRGINRRINSIQNDSRHTRTLSGSRRRPVNPTAAYTYALRVAYLSYLLQPRSRRVQNVPAPHQRPKRSSTSFHDLMSDFSLVRDSKSTRFPHGSITELEKRLTGVLTKKEKRKEYQDPLVVRTFAAFLNTLKEQSFKKRMEKDRRAEDLVLIFYSNATKELSKGKDPDDDHWKFMVDRHVALFVRLISHILKDNDWAKERPELANRLSILENKLLSQDQDLVQSNGPSTVEAVVPLSYEVRDMPLVQHVARIFDISTAQVQSDIDKHREIWTAQAALRDLKAYQTHLSLNTRKTMSKEDFQNEDAYESWRKSEGPDLSQMMLAIVQANPELAKSSPGGALLQFNANAGDNNDAAPGDLSRTNSDRPVSYVIDQPVDLSLLSMGDGNSESDESDTYTYIPPDPRSMYRYILAQTLSHDLKDREVEATQFASEPPSMKLLSKQSAEFLNEVCLRWRIPHFSRLVLFLEVVRSKFVDNEIDLDTLDSAFTYIKETPSSEKKRSSFVATVLFDRHRWTVHDLLSMQQLLSSLHEALLRELYDVMMDCYEGKPRPIGPVMYVLENHIQLDPSYTEDLEDIDRFRCYVQNGLAQKATEKYQDLLGQYVPMDQDTWEFDHIIQLCESITKLAQKIRKRYRNNPEIMGVNPYQILLSNVLPIFAEDAHEMVARIVEQGKLRGEEIPIEDGFDLYKQLTAIRQLFTEALPSAPFPFRVEDLLEEFVWRWIRMTEEKIAEWVEQAVRQDVFAVRADDSTDVMIPEEHRHSVSVIDIFRSFNQVVEQMIQLGWDDDLQYAKFMTALSKSISNGLAKYCESLEQMFAREMDRLSPDQEAALNQTAQEKLMQIAKEAWASKEKIEPFQFFPESLVKLNNVEYALTQLDKLEREINVDGCADVIAKHAPPQMQKMRRSTTYVFTIKVVEAEDLKACDMNGGSDPYVVLTDEYQKRIAKTRIIYNNLNPRWDDSVDITTQGPLNIIATIWDWDAVGDHDYVGRTSIKLDPLHFSDFLPKEYWLDLDTQGRLLLRVSMEGERDDIQFYFGKAFRTLKRTERDMTRKITEKLSAYISHCLSRRTLKSLLSRGLSISSVSNFLSRNKAQATATGPSNVDVENALTPLFDYFNDNFAIMNKTLTSEAMKMVMARLWKEVLSTIECLLVPPLSDKPSHQKPLTMQEVDIVSRWLVLLLNFFHAVDEETGEANGVSIDILKSPKYHEIQSLNFFYFEPTENLIRTSERMASATISRQQANRNRASAPAHLGSGGSGGFLGVPGARRAKSIMLSRNLGTMKKMKEEKWREAQAEPNDDMILRILRMRPEAAGYLRDRSRQKERLAAAAAADAIVKQSLMAGGGRMAGTLGRR; encoded by the exons ATGTCGACAGCATCTGATCAATCCCGAGGCATCAACCGACGGATTAATAGTATCCAAAATGATTCTCGCCACACGCGCACCCTTTCTGGGTCCCGCCGACGTCCCGTGAACCCTACGGCAGCCTACACATATGCTCTCAGAGTCGCTTACCTCTCATacctccttcaacctcgTTCGCGACGTGTACAGAATGTACCCGCTCCTCACCAGCGGCCCAAGCGCTCATCAACATCCTTCCACGACCTGATGAGTGATTTCTCTCTTGTTAGGGATTCAAAGAGCACACGGTTTCCCCATGGTTCTATAACTGAACTCGAGAAGAGGTTGACGGGCGTCttgacgaagaaagaaaaaagaaaggaatatcAGGACCCCCTGGTTGTCAGAACGTTTGCTGCATTTCTCAATACCCTTAAAGAGCAGTCATTCAAGAAGCGCATGGAGAAGGATCGGCGAGCCGAAGAtctcgtcctcatcttctacTCAAATGCAACAAAGGAACTGAGTAAAGGCAAGGATCCAGATGATGACCACTGGAAATTCATGGTGGACAGGCATGTCGCACTCTTTGTCCGCCTGATTTCACATATTTTGAAAGATAATGATTGGGCGAAAGAACGACCGGAGCTGGCGAACCGATTATCGATCTTAGAGAATAAACTCCTTTCCCAGGATCAGGACCTTGTGCAATCTAACGGTCCATCAACAGTGGAAGCTGTAGTACCTCTAAGCTATGAGGTGAGAGATATGCCTTTGGTGCAACATGTCGCAAGGATTTTCGATATAAGCACCGCTCAAGTGCAGTCCGATATCGACAAACATCGGGAGATCTGGACTGCGCAGGCGGCTCTCAGGGACCTCAAAGCCTATCAAACCCATCTCAGTCTAAATACTCGAAAAACCATGTCCAAGGAAGACTTTCAGAATGAAGATGCGTATGAAAGCTGGAGAAAAAGTGAAGGCCCTGACCTATCCCAAATGATGCTTGCTATCGTGCAAGCGAACCCTGAACTAGCAAAAAGCAGTCCAGGGGGTGCGCTTCTACAGTTCAATGCAAATGCCGGAGACAACAATGATGCAGCCCCTGGCGATTTGTCAAGAACGAATTCTGACAGGCCGGTTTCATATGTAATCGACCAACCAGTGGACCTCAGTTTGCTATCAATGGGCGATGGCAATAGCGAATCCGATGAATCTGacacatacacatacatTCCACCGGACCCTCGATCTATGTATAGGTATATTTTGGCTCAAACTTTGAGCCATGACCTGAAAGACCGCGAAGTTGAAGCTACTCAATTTGCGTCTGAACCCCCGTCTATGAAGCTCCTCTCGAAGCAGTCAGCCGAGTTCTTAAACGAAGTTTGCCTTCGTTGGCGAATCCCCCACTTTTCTAGGCTAGTCCTGTTCCTGGAAGTTGTCCGATCGAAATTTGTAGACAACGAGATTGATCTCGACACTCTTGATTCGGCATTTACCTATATCAAGGAGACACCATCGTcagagaagaagcgcagCAGCTTCGTGGCTACCGTTCTCTTTGACCGACACAGGTGGACTGTACACGACTTGCTCTCGATGCAGCAGTtactctcctctctccatGAAGCACTTCTGCGGGAACTATACGACGTCATGATGGATTGTTACGAAGGAAAACCTCGACCTATTGGTCCTGTAATGTATGTTCTAGAGAATCATATTCAGCTTGATCCCAGCTACACAGAGGATCTGGAGGATATCGACCGTTTTCGTTGTTATGTTCAAAATGGACTCGCACAGAAAGCAACAGAAAAATATCAAGACCTCCTCGGACAGTATGTCCCAATGGATCAGGACACCTGGGAATTCGACCATATCATTCAGCTTTGTGAGTCCATAACAAAACTTGCCCAGAAGATTAGGAAGCGCTACCGAAATAATCCGGAGATCATGGG GGTCAACCCGTACCAGATCTTGCTTTCAAACGTGCTTCCGATATTCGCAGAAGACGCTCATGAAATGGTAGCCCGAATAGTCGAACAGGGCAAGCtgagaggagaggaaatcCCAATAGAGGATGGTTTTGATTTATATAAGCAACTCACGGCTATACGTCAACTCTTCACTGAGGCACTCCCTAG CGCTCCCTTCCCATTCCGCGTTGAGGATTTACTGGAAGAATTCGTCTGGCGGTGGATCCGCATGAcagaggagaagatcgcaGAATGGGTAGAGCAGGCTGTGAGACAAGATGTCTTTGCCGTCCGAGCTGATGACTCAACTGATGTGATGATTCCGGAGGAGCATCGGCACAGTGTCTCCGTTATAGACATATTCCGCTCATTCAATCAGGTGGTAGAGCAAATGATTCAACTCGGGTGGGATGATGACTTGCAGTACGCAAAGTTCATGACTGCATTGTCCAAATCGATTTCAAATGGCCTTGCAAAGTACTGCGAGTCATTGGAGCAGATGTTCGCACGAGAAATGGACAGGCTCTCACCGGATCAAGAGGCGGCTCTGAATCAAACAGCCCAGGAAAAGCTAATGCAAATTGCCAAAGAAGCGTGGGCGAGTAAAGAGAAGATTGAGCCATTCCAATTCTTTCCCGAG TCACTAGTCAAACTGAACAATGTTGAATATGCCCTTACTCAGCTTGACAAGCTAGAGCGTGAAATAAACGTTGATGGCTGTGCAGATGTTATCGCCAAACATGCTCCTCCAcagatgcagaagatgcGCAGATCAACAACCTACGTTTTCACAATTAAGGTCGTGGAAGCCGAAGATTTGAAAGCCTGTGATATGAATGGGGGCAGTGACCCATATGTAGTGCTGACAGACGAGTACCAGAAGCGCATTGCCAAAACTCGTATCATTTACAACAATCTCAACCCGCGATGGGATGATTCTGTTGATATAACAACGCAGGGTCCATTGAACATCATTGCAACGATATGGGACTGGGACGCAGTGGGCGACCACGATTATGTCGGCCGCACTTCTATCAAACTGGATCCTTTACATTTCAGTGATTTCTTGCCGAAGGAATATTGGCTTGATCTGGATACACAGGGCCGATTGCTACTCCGTGTCAGCATGGAGGGAGAACGGGACGACATCCAATTTTACTTTGGTAAAGCCTTCCGCACATTGAAACGCACGGAGAGGGATATGACACGCAAAATTACGGAAAAG CTGTCTGCTTATATCAGCCACTGTTTGTCGCGTCGAACCCTAAAATCCTTGCTGTCGCGTGGTCTCAGTATATCCAGCGTTTCCAACTTTCTTAGCCGTAATAAGGCGCAAGCTACTGCCACAGGACCATCAAATGTGGATGTGGAGAATGCACTAACTCCGCTTTTCGACTACTTTAATGATAACTTTGCGATCATGAACAAGACCTTGACATCTGAAGCCATGAAAATGGTCATGGCTCGATTATGGAAAGAGGTTCTTAGCACTATTGAATGCTTGCTTGTACCTCCCTTGTCCGACAAGCCATCCCATCAGAAACCTCTCACGATGCAGGAGGTTGATATAGTCTCACGCTGGCTCGTGCTGCTCTTGAATTTTTTCCACgctgttgatgaagaaactGGTGAAGCAAACGGTGTTTCGATTGATATCTTGAAGTCGCCCAAGTATCACGAGATTCAATCTCTGAACTTTTTCTACTTTGAACCCACCGAGAATCTTATTCGCACCTCTGAGAGAATGGCCTCAGCAACCATATCTCGGCAGCAGGCCAATAGAAACCGAGCGTCCGCGCCGGCCCATCTTGGTTCTGGAGGATCGGGCGGATTCCTCGGCGTTCCTGGTGCTCGGCGAGCTAAGAGCATCATGCTCTCGCGGAACCTTGGcacaatgaagaagatgaaggaggaaaaatGGCGCGAAGCTCAGGCCGAACCAAATGATGACATGATCTTGCGAATCCTTCGTATGAGGCCAGAAGCTGCTGGCTACCTGCGCGATCGAAGTCGTCAGAAGGAGCGACTCGCAGCTGCCGCGGCTGCGGATGCCATTGTGAAACAAAGCCTGATGGCTGGTGGGGGGAGGATGGCGGGAACTCTGGGGCGACGATGA
- a CDS encoding putative SNF2 family helicase/ATPase gives MQNGSPNGISQQDERVTPEIEPVPSELSASHTFVDPVNRDPILAEVKEDEATTDTTEGPPSKKRKLAGSATSRRSSSRPASPPWKKAGVDGPTSFIQDGRRKSSRVNALPLELQPPSDKRHTRAAQKQSVGRNVLGGGKAVASSPSAFMTPSRPDSNGKPASGTAAVNGSPRGLSIRGIAAGQQRVSQSPVSKETNARTRSRGSGTSTAFLRTSSVALNSSSALATSGTSDSRKGVKDIDLDDGDGGLRIPRLRIKVKRPSINIQHPSHVLNPRKYGSFKQWLESEEGRVRDDAVITPSEALEEARRRCRIATAIEPGGLLSPDVCSAYLPEQQDEPLPQYSHQDYLVAHALYFKKLLDQEHKRHRHTARLFAQWCADAWKKRNKDPEDILREQQEEMRGKRKQLAKDLQKMFDLARADVDRMRLARWEEERKAEDQQALDRAIKQSTMLFERRRMEILGETGSDALESSDEEGGETDDTSDDGSDNESNMSSTESGSEDDNAIDDDEGLTADELRSKYANLSSLKDDSDHRSQASDDTASSRHTDISQVGRLADNVGDANLPLAELSPEKVQLEDVDPVLMDDSDEASTDMDDDMGESEEDEDSNGSNSDEESDDGPGLLGFFSAKDSPYNNNDPQADDENSDDDVVGDGTNAKIVSEEEDLEDTDEVSLVPNGPAQLDSTPPDAANDYTMVDNVSTGTKGTDVEVVDASILGNPGVPNIQDGTIPIEPPGDMERVQRETYQSGEPSSEASPGTLATKPSEPESVSSYDAPGEKPAQPSESPAPGLKTPIPHLLRGTLREYQHFGLDWLAGLYTNHINGILADEMGLGKTIQTIALLAHLAVEHEVWGPHLVVVPTSVILNWEMEFKKWCPGFKIMTYYGNQEERRQKRRGWMDDTSWNVLITSYQLVLQDQQVLKRRNWHYMILDEAHNIKNFRSQRWQALLTFRTRARLLLTGTPLQNNLTELWSLLFFLMPSDGDETGIEGFADLRNFSEWFRRPVEQILEHGRETMDDEAKQVVTKLHTVLRPYILRRLKADVEKQMPAKYEHVIYCRLSKRQRFLYDGFMSRAQTKETLASGNYLSIINCLMQLRKVCNHPDLFETRPISTSFAMSRSVATEFETKELLIRRRLLFEHPLDRLDLDFLNLVPISREDISRRLADDSTRLMAYGPFNVLREQQYHRTNWEMNFDGSTIQSTLDVLENDCRKRRMAELERCLYFESKRHGRRPVYGSTLIEFLTADSKQRPTCNGPLRKRSLADWLSSRSSVLASMILSIKERSHVMDGYVQRFACVTPAVVAAGITEAALTPIETRHLTKRERFPSYDPFHEAQMRLSIAFPDKRLLQYDCGKLQRLDKLLRDLKAGGHRALIFTQMTKMLDILEQFLNIHGHRYLRLDGTTKVEQRQILTDRFNNDSRILAFILSSRSGGLGINLTGADTVIFYDLDWNPAMDKQCQDRCHRIGQTRDVHIYRFVSEYTIESNILRKANQKRMLDDVVIQEGEFTTDYFAKLDVREVIGNEEMPENQDEASAAMDRVLENRVSSSSRVFEQAEDKEDIDAAKNAQKELEHADDGDFEDRSASQNTPAQTPAQTQVGTPLAAGDELGNHGPGVDEFVDAEPQTAHIDDYLLRFMEWNLKDEPLVLPPDKGKKKSKKGKEHRLRKRRR, from the coding sequence ATGCAAAACGGCAGCCCGAATGGCATTTCACAACAAGATGAACGCGTGACCCCCGAAATAGAACCTGTCCCTTCCGAACTGTCTGCGTCCCATACATTCGTTGATCCTGTGAACCGCGACCCGATCCTTGCGGAGGTCAAAGAAGACGAGGCCACAACCGATACTACGGAAGGACCTCCATCAAAGAAGCGGAAGCTTGCAGGATCGGCCACTTCCCGTCGCTCGAGCTCAAGGCCGGCATCGCCTCCCTGGAAGAAAGCTGGCGTTGATGGACCAACATCCTTCATTCAGGATGGCAGACGCAAGTCTTCCAGAGTCAATGCGCTACCCCTCGAGTTGCAACCTCCTTCAGACAAAAGGCATACACGAGCAGCACAGAAGCAGTCAGTAGGTAGGAATGTTCTGGGTGGTGGAAAGGCCGTTGCGTCGTCGCCGTCAGCGTTTATGACTCCATCACGCCCCGACAGCAATGGAAAGCCTGCTAGCGGCACAGCAGCAGTCAACGGATCTCCTAGAGGCCTGTCAATAAGAGGGATAGCCGCAGGCCAACAACGTGTTTCACAGTCTCCGGTTTCCAAGGAAACTAATGCACGGACGAGGTCTCGAGGCTCTGGCACTTCAACAGCCTTCCTTCGAACTTCCAGCGTAGCTCTTAACAGTTCTTCTGCTCTGGCAACAAGTGGAACGAGTGATTCTCGAAAAGGGGTCAAAGATATTGACcttgatgatggagatgggggGCTACGAATACCTAGGCTGCGAATCAAAGTTAAAAGGCCATCTATCAACATCCAACACCCTTCCCACGTCTTAAACCCTCGGAAGTATGGCTCATTCAAACAATGGCTTGAGAGTGAGGAGGGTAGGGTACGAGACGATGCAGTTATCACGCCATCGGAGGCGCTCGAGGaggcgaggaggaggtgtCGAATTGCTACAGCAATCGAGCCTGGCGGTCTTCTTAGCCCAGATGTATGTTCTGCTTACCTACCAGAGCAGCAAGACGAACCACTTCCCCAATACTCGCATCAGGACTATCTTGTGGCACACGCGTTGTATTTCAAGAAACTTCTTGACCAAGAACACAAACGCCATCGCCACACGGCAAGGCTTTTCGCTCAATGGTGCGCTGATGCATGGAAGAAACGCAACAAGGATCCAGAGGACATACTTCGGGAACAGCAAGAGGAGATGCGTGGGAAGCGCAAACAGTTAGCCAAGGACCTCCAGAAGATGTTCGACCTGGCTCGCGCAGACGTAGATAGGATGCGCCTGGCACGCTGGGAGGAGGAACGAAAAGCAGAAGACCAGCAAGCTTTGGACCGTGCAATAAAACAGTCCACTATGCTCTTTGAGAGAAGACGAATGGAGATCCTTGGAGAAACGGGAAGTGATGCACTAGAATCtagcgatgaggaaggaggtgaaacGGACGATACATCTGATGATGGCTCAGATAATGAAAGCAATATGTCATCTACGGAGTCTGGAAGCGAAGATGATAATGCTatcgatgacgatgagggtCTAACAGCAGACGAACTCCGATCGAAGTACGCCAACCTTTCTTCACTAAAGGATGATTCGGATCACAGGTCCCAGGCTTCCGATGACACGGCTTCGTCGAGACATACCGATATCTCACAGGTTGGTCGCCTCGCAGATAATGTTGGGGATGCCAACTTACCTTTGGCGGAGCTGTCACCAGAGAAAGTTCAACTCGAGGATGTTGATCCAGTGCTCATGGATGACAGCGACGAAGCGTCTACAGATATGGATGATGATATGGGCGAAAGcgaagaggacgaggattCCAATGGCTCAAACTCTGATGAGGAAAGTGATGATGGGCCAGGGTTGCTGGGATTCTTTTCTGCGAAAGACTCCCCTTATAATAACAACGATCCTCAGGCTGATGATGAGAATTCTGATGATGACGTTGTAGGCGATGGCACCAATGCGAAGATCGTatccgaagaagaggacctGGAAGACACAGACGAAGTGTCCCTGGTTCCTAATGGACCAGCACAGTTAGACTCGACACCCCCTGATGCTGCTAATGACTATACTATGGTCGACAACGTTTCCACTGGAACCAAGGGTACAGATGTTGAAGTAGTAGATGCATCTATTCTTGGTAATCCAGGTGTACCGAATATCCAGGACGGAACTATCCCCATAGAGCCCCCAGGTGACATGGAGAGGGTCCAGCGCGAAACTTATCAGAGCGGAGAACCTTCTAGTGAAGCATCTCCGGGTACACTTGCTACGAAACCTTCCGAGCCGGAGTCTGTGTCATCTTACGATGCACCGGGAGAGAAACCTGCGCAGCCCAGCGAATCGCCTGCTCCAGGGTTGAAGACACCCATTCCACATCTACTTCGAGGAACCCTGCGAGAATACCAACATTTTGGGCTGGACTGGCTTGCTGGTCTATATACGAATCACATTAATGGTATCCTAGCTGATGAAATGGGTCTTGGCAAGACTATCCAGACTATCGCTTTGCTAGCACATCTAGCCGTGGAACACGAAGTATGGGGACCACACCTTGTTGTTGTGCCTACAAGCGTGATCCTTAACTGGGAAATGGAGTTCAAGAAATGGTGTCCGGGTTTCAAAATTATGACTTACTACGGTAACCAAGAGGAGCGGCGACAGAAACGTAGGGGCTGGATGGATGACACGAGCTGGAATGTTCTAATCACTTCGTATCAATTAGTCTTGCAAGATCAGCAGGTTctcaaaagaagaaactGGCATTATATGATTCTGGATGAAGCGCATAACATCAAGAACTTTCGCTCGCAGAGGTGGCAGGCATTGCTAACGTTCAGGACACGGGCACGACTTTTACTTACTGGTACACCGCTCCAAAATAACCTGACAGAACTTTGGTCGCTCCTGTTTTTCTTGATGCCTTCTGATGGCGATGAGACAGGCATTGAGGGATTCGCAGATCTCAGGAATTTCTCCGAGTGGTTTCGACGCCCGGTGGAGCAAATTCTCGAACACGGCCGAGAGACGATGGACGATGAAGCAAAGCAGGTCGTTACCAAACTTCATACTGTTTTGAGGCCTTATATATTACGCCGTCTTAAAGCAGATGTCGAGAAGCAGATGCCGGCAAAATATGAACATGTCATTTATTGCAGGCTCTCGAAGCGGCAACGGTTTCTCTATGATGGTTTTATGTCCAGGGCACAGACTAAGGAGACTCTCGCTTCCGGGAACTATCTGTCTATCATTAATTGTTTAATGCAGCTACGGAAAGTCTGCAACCATCCAGATCTGTTCGAAACTCGGCCGATATCCACATCCTTCGCGATGTCACGCTCTGTAGCTACCGAATTTGAGACCAAAGAACTTCTCATTCGCCGTCGACTTCTCTTTGAACACCCCCTCGACAGACTTGATTTGGATTTTCTTAACTTGGTCCCTATCTCGAGGGAAGATATATCCCGAAGACTGGCTGATGACAGTACGAGGCTCATGGCTTACGGTCCTTTCAATGTGCTTCGCGAACAGCAGTATCACAGGACTAACTGGGAGATGAACTTCGATGGCTCAACTATACAGTCTACCTTGGATGTATTAGAAAATGACTGtaggaagaggaggatggcaGAGTTGGAACGATGCCTGTATTTTGAGTCCAAGCGGCACGGTCGCCGTCCTGTATACGGCAGTACTCTCATTGAGTTCCTCACGGCAGACAGTAAACAGCGGCCGACGTGCAATGGTCCGTTGCGGAAGCGGTCACTGGCAGACTGGCTGTCCAGTCGGTCATCTGTTCTTGCCTCGATGATTTTGTCTATCAAGGAACGTTCGCATGTAATGGATGGTTATGTCCAGCGATTTGCTTGTGTCACTCCAGCTGTGGTCGCCGCTGGAATCACCGAGGCCGCTCTAACTCCTATCGAGACCCGGCATTTAACCAAAAGGGAGAGATTTCCATCCTACGATCCGTTTCATGAAGCTCAAATGCGGCTTTCCATCGCGTTTCCGGACAAGAGACTCCTGCAGTATGACTGCGGTAAACTACAAAGGCTCGACAAATTACTTCGGGATCTTAAGGCTGGAGGCCATCGGGCGCTGATTTTTACGCAAATGACTAAGATGCTCGATATCTTAGAGCAGTTCCTCAACATTCATGGGCATCGATACCTCCGATTAGACGGTACCACCAAAGTCGAGCAGCGCCAGATTCTTACAGACAGGTTCAACAATGACAGCCGCATTCTTGCCTTCATTCTGTCCAGTCGATCTGGCGGATTGGGTATCAACCTGACAGGTGCTGACACTGTGATTTTCTACGATCTCGACTGGAATCCGGCAATGGACAAACAGTGTCAGGATCGGTGTCACCGTATTGGGCAAACGCGCGATGTTCACATCTACCGTTTCGTCTCCGAATATACCATTGAATCCAACATCCTCCGTAAGGCGAACCAGAAGAGGATGCTAGACGATGTCGTCATCCAAGAGGGCGAGTTCACCACAGATTACTTTGCCAAGCTGGATGTTCGCGAGGTGATTGGTAATGAGGAGATGCCGGAGAACCAGGATGAGGCCAGTGCGGCAATGGACCGTGTCCTCGAGAACCGAGTCTCCAGCAGTTCTCGCGTATTCGAACAGGCAGAAGATAAGGAAGATATTGACGCAGCAAAGAATGCCCAAAAGGAGCTGGAGCATGCAGATGACGGTGACTTTGAAGACCGAAGTGCCTCTCAAAATACTCCCGCTCAAACACCTGCCCAGACCCAGGTTGGAACCCCATTAGCCGCCGGCGATGAACTTGGAAATCATGGACCTGGTGTGGACGAATTTGTGGATGCTGAGCCACAAACTGCTCACATCGATGATTACCTCTTACGGTTTATGGAATGGAACTTGAAGGACGAACCGCTCGTTCTACCCCCGGACAAGGGTAAGAAGAAGTCtaagaagggcaaggagcATCGTCTTCGCAAAAGACGCCGTTaa